One stretch of Vulpes lagopus strain Blue_001 chromosome 12, ASM1834538v1, whole genome shotgun sequence DNA includes these proteins:
- the LOC121473984 gene encoding tubulin polyglutamylase TTLL6-like, giving the protein MTCSYHMGKDSKKSKGNSQLQRPNSGVGRDFPRASSQAGEMLQCLSLEGEEGADSEVREDSSQDDLKEIITLAFVSEDTGVHEGLQNAQQQGKKKRKKKR; this is encoded by the exons ATGACTTGTTCCTACCACATGGGCAAGGACTCGAAAAAGAGCAAAGGCAACTCACAACTCCAGAGGCCGAATTCAGG GGTGGGCAGGGATTTCCCCAGAGCCTCCTCCCAGGCTGGGGAGATGCTTCAGTGCCTGTCTTTGGAAGGTGAGGAAGGAGCCGACTCAGAAGTGCGAGAAGACAGTTCCCAAGACGATCTGAAAGAAATCATCACCCTGGCTTTCGTGAGCGAGGACACTGGGGTGCACGAGGGGCTTCAGAATGCCCAGCAGCAAGgcaagaagaagaggaagaaaaagag atgA